The Dokdonia sp. 4H-3-7-5 genomic interval TATGGAGATAAAGAGGTTTGCTCTTTTATATAATTCTGGTATTGTTAAGATAGTTACGATACCCGCGATTACTTGTAAGAAAAAATATTCAAAACTATCTGGCACAATAAATCCTAATAAGAGAATAGCAATTACATGCGTAAAAAGCCCCAAGCGAGCGTCAAAAAAAGCTTTTATAATGAGTGGTAGTATGCACATAGGTACAGCATATACGTACTGAGGGCTCCACTTTACAACTATCGTTGTAAGAAGCACCATAACCAAAACATTGAAAAATATAAAGGTTACTTTAGTATTATTTAAAAATACAGAAAGTCTATAAGTACGTATAAAAAGGAGCAACATTACGAGTGCCAGCAGCACTAACAAGATGTATCCAAAGAGCACCCAATTATAACGCGAATCACTTATGTTTTGCGACTCGTATTTGGCTTTTAGAGATAGTAATTTTTGCAGATTATCACCTTCTACGAGCTCTCCTCTTGCTATCACAATACTTCCCTTAGGCACTATATTGCGTGTTTCTGAAATCTGACCAAGCTCTATATCAAGTGTCTCCTTTGTAAGAACTTCATCTAACGAAACATTTGCTTCTAGCCCATCAAAGTAAAGCTGAAGATATTTATTAGAATATGCTGCATAAGCACCATTCTCAATAACAGATGTAAGATCATCTGTTACATTATTAAGCACTGAAATTTGGTTTAACCTCATTTCATATACTTCATTACCTTTTTTTATGAAGATGAGTCGGCCAGAATCATAGACAGGCTTGTTCTTTATAACCCCAGTTTTGTAAACTCCTTTTAGCAAATTACTACCATACCTTCTCAGTTCTGATTTTGGAAATTGATAATCAATACTATCAGGAAATACCTTATCAAAATTTTCATCGTAAGACGCTATTATGTTATCTACAATATCTTGATTGTAATTAAAGTACACAGCAGATTGCGATTTTACTTGACTACGCTCTTCTTCAAGTTCTGTGGCACTTTTGAGAATAGCAAAATCCTCATCTGCATACAGGTTTTCATATTGCCATGGAAAACCTTTTTGAATCTCATATTGAAATTTTCCGCTTTTCGGAAAAAAATAAACAATAAATCCTGCACAAATAAAGACAAGCAAGAGCTTGTAGATGAGATCTTGATTTTTATAAAACTTTTGTGCAGTGCTGCTCATAGGGTTGTCTAGTATGAAGCTAAAGTACTAAATTATTATCGCTTGATATACCACTTAGAGCGTCGCTATAGATTCTAAAATCTTCAAATTTTCCTTACATTCGCAAGAGAAAAATTTAGTACTTCAAACACACAAATATATGAGTAAGAACGTTGTTATAGTTGCGGCTGCACGCACACCGATAGGTAGTTTCATGGGAGCTTTATCCTCTGTTACTGCTAGTAAACTTGGATCAATCGCTATAAAAGGCGCTTTAGATAAAATTAACCTTGACCCTTCACTTGTAAGTGAAGTATATATGGGTAACGTCGTACAAGCTGGTGTAGGCCAAGCACCTGCTAGACAAGCTGCACTAGGAGCTGGAATTCCAGATACTGTGCCTTGTACTACTGTAAATAAAGTATGTGCTTCAGGAATGAAAGCTGTGATGATGGCTGCACAAGCCATTGCTCTAGGAGATGCGGATATTGTTGTTGCTGGCGGAATGGAAAATATGAGTCTTATTCCTCATTATGTTCAGTTACGTAATGGACATAAATTTGGACCACAGACTATGGTAGACGGTATGCAAAAAGACGGTCTTGTAGATGCATATGATGGTAACGCGATGGGTGTATGTGCAGATGCATGTGCAACAGAATATAAATTCTCACGTGAAGATCAAGATAATTATGCTATCCAATCTTATAAACGCAGTGCTGCTGCTTGGGAAGCTCGAAAATTTGACAATGAAGTAGTACCAGTATCCGTACCACAAAGACGTGGAGATGATGTTATCGTATCTCGTGATGAAGAATTTACAAATGTAAAAATGGAAAAAATTCCTGCTTTACGTCCTGCATTCTCAAAAGACGGAACAGTAACTGCTGCAAATGCATCTACAATTAACGATGGCGCAGGTGCTGTAATCGTAATGAGTGAAGAAAGAGCAAAAGAGCTTAACCTTACTCCACTTTGTACTATAAAAAGTTATGCAGATGCTGCACATGAGCCAGAGTGGTTTACTACGGCTCCGTCAAAAGCATTACCAAAAGCTCTTGCAAAGGCAGGTGTAGCTCAAGATGACATTGACTTTTTTGAGTTTAATGAAGCATTCTCTGTAGTTGGTCTAGCAAATATGAAAATATTAGGCTTAACAGATGAAAATGTAAATGTACATGGAGGAGCAGTTTCCTTAGGACATCCATTAGGATGCAGTGGAGTACGTATCCTTATTACGCTTATGAACGTATTGAAGCAAAATAATGCCAAACTAGGTGCCGCGGCAATTTGCAATGGCGGTGGAGGTGCCTCTGCTATGGTAATAGAAAATCACAATTAAGAATAGACATACCTTATGCGATACGGTATTTGCCAGCTTAGTATAGTCCCTATGCGCGCCGAACCTTCGGATCCTAGCGAACTTGTAAATCAAGTTCTCTATGGTGAACATTTTAAGGTTGTGGAGCAACGCAAGCAATGGAGCCGTATTAAACTTTCTCATGATAAATATGAGGGATGGATTGATAATAAGCAATACATTGAGATTAGTGAGGATGAGTACGCTTTCGCGAAAGCGCAACAAACCACACTCACCACAGATCCTGTACAATTTATTACAACAGAACATAATCAACTACTTACGGTGGTATTAGGTTCTTCTGTTGAAAATATTGGGCTTCTTAAAGATTCTTACGATGGCAATAGTCACACTGGAAAAACATCCAGAGCCCAACTTGTGGAAACAGCACTACTCTATCTCAAAACTCCATATTTATGGGGCGGAAGAACAACCTTTGGTATAGATTGTAGTGGTTTTACTCAAATGGTGTATCGACTTAACGGCTTTGACCTTAAAAGGGATGCTTCACAACAAGCAACACAAGGTGAGGCATTAAGTTTTATAGAGGAAAGTGAACCTGGGGATCTAGCATTTTTTGATAATGCAGAGGGACTAATTACGCACGTAGGTATTATTATGGAAGATAACTATATCATACATGCTCACGGAGAAGTGAGAATAGATCGCTTAGATCATTCTGGTATTTACAATGTGCATAAAGGTGTACACACTCATAAATTAAGGGTGATTAAGAAAATCATATAGTTTAGATTTAAAATATCATACAAAAAAATAGCCACTCAAATGAGTGGCTATTTTAATTTATGGAAGATAGAAGATTAGTTTCCTCCTTCTAGTTTTTCAATGTTTGCTTTCATTGCATCTGCCTTAGATGTTTCACCTAATTGCTCATAGATTCCATATAAGGATCTTGCTACATCTAGATAATCTGGCTTTGCTGCTAATGCTTTTTCTAAGTAAGGAACAGCACTTTTATAAACACCCTGACGCTTAAGTTTTAAAGCATCATATTTATCATAGTCTGCTTTTGAAGTTCCTAAACTGTTCATCTCATCAACAATAGCACGCTCGTCTGATAAGATAAGAACAGCAATATTATTATATGCTGCAGCATATGTAGGATCAAGCTCAACAGCCTTCATATAGTATTCCTTTGCCTTTTCTTTGTTTCCTTGTTGATCAGAACTTACACCTAAGTTATATAACAACTCTGGGTTATTAGGATCTTTCTCAAGAACTTTTGCTATTACTTCTTGATACTTATCCATCTTTTTCATTTTAAGGTAGATGTCTGCCTCAGAACGTAATAATAAGATATCATCTGGATTCTCTTTACGTGCATCTGCCATTGCAGCAAGTGCTTTTTCATTTTCATCCTTAGAAATATAGATAAGAGCTATATTTTTTGCAATTTCTGCACTTTTAGAGTCTCCTAACTGCTCTTCTGGTTTCACGTGAGTTTTAGCAAGTACCTGAAGGTCTCTTTCTTGTTTGCTTGGGAAATTCTCAACTTCACTTGTCTCAACATTAGTTGCTACGTAAGAAACTTCTCTTCCTTGGAAGCCTAAGTCCTTAAGTTGTTCATAATATCCTAATGCAGTGTCGTAATCTTTTCCATTAATTGCATTCGATGCAGCAAAGTATAAGTAAACAGTATCCTTCTTACTTAAATTATATGCTTTCTCAAGTTTTGTTGCCGCACTAGCATAATCTTCTTTATTCTGATCTGCTACTGCTCCATTGATGTAAGCATTTGTCACATTTGCAAGACCAGCATCTGCTTCACTAGTGTATTTTGTGTCTTTAAGATCTGCAAAGGCGGTCGCAGCTTTTTCGAGATCGGCTGGATTTTGATTATCAACTCCTAAATAAGCTTGAGCTTTAAGAAGCATAAACTTCTCTTTTGTTTTCTCATCCATATCTGCCGTAAGAGCCTCGGCAGCTCCTAATAGCGATTTTGCTTCAGTATAGCTACCAGACTTAATTGCCTTCTCTATAGCTTTTACTTCTTTTTTCTGTGCAAATGCCATTGATGTTGCGGCAAGTGCTATTGCTAAAAATAGTTTACTTTTCATTGTAATGGTTTAATTAATATAAGGGTTTCAAAATTACTAATTTTTTATCAACCCTTGATTATCGCTACTCCTCTTCATTAGAGGTGTTTTGTTCTTGGGTTGTTGATTCTCCAGCAGGATTCTCAGTAGTTTCACCTACTACCCCTTCTAGATCTTCTTCATCTATTGCTTCGTCGTCACTTTTTACTTTGGCTACAGCTGCAATAGAATCATTGCCTTTGAGATTTATAAGTCTAACACCTTGTGTTGCTCTACCCATAACTCTAAGAGAAGCTACTTCCATTCTTATGGCGATACCAGATTTATTGATAATCATAAGATCATCGGCATCTGTTACATTTTTTATAGCTACAAGTTCACCGGTTTTTTCTGTTACAGAAATAGTTTTCACACCTTTTCCTCCACGATTAGTAATTCTATAATCTTCAAGACTACTGC includes:
- a CDS encoding C40 family peptidase; amino-acid sequence: MRYGICQLSIVPMRAEPSDPSELVNQVLYGEHFKVVEQRKQWSRIKLSHDKYEGWIDNKQYIEISEDEYAFAKAQQTTLTTDPVQFITTEHNQLLTVVLGSSVENIGLLKDSYDGNSHTGKTSRAQLVETALLYLKTPYLWGGRTTFGIDCSGFTQMVYRLNGFDLKRDASQQATQGEALSFIEESEPGDLAFFDNAEGLITHVGIIMEDNYIIHAHGEVRIDRLDHSGIYNVHKGVHTHKLRVIKKII
- a CDS encoding acetyl-CoA C-acyltransferase, which gives rise to MSKNVVIVAAARTPIGSFMGALSSVTASKLGSIAIKGALDKINLDPSLVSEVYMGNVVQAGVGQAPARQAALGAGIPDTVPCTTVNKVCASGMKAVMMAAQAIALGDADIVVAGGMENMSLIPHYVQLRNGHKFGPQTMVDGMQKDGLVDAYDGNAMGVCADACATEYKFSREDQDNYAIQSYKRSAAAWEARKFDNEVVPVSVPQRRGDDVIVSRDEEFTNVKMEKIPALRPAFSKDGTVTAANASTINDGAGAVIVMSEERAKELNLTPLCTIKSYADAAHEPEWFTTAPSKALPKALAKAGVAQDDIDFFEFNEAFSVVGLANMKILGLTDENVNVHGGAVSLGHPLGCSGVRILITLMNVLKQNNAKLGAAAICNGGGGASAMVIENHN
- a CDS encoding tetratricopeptide repeat protein, with the translated sequence MKSKLFLAIALAATSMAFAQKKEVKAIEKAIKSGSYTEAKSLLGAAEALTADMDEKTKEKFMLLKAQAYLGVDNQNPADLEKAATAFADLKDTKYTSEADAGLANVTNAYINGAVADQNKEDYASAATKLEKAYNLSKKDTVYLYFAASNAINGKDYDTALGYYEQLKDLGFQGREVSYVATNVETSEVENFPSKQERDLQVLAKTHVKPEEQLGDSKSAEIAKNIALIYISKDENEKALAAMADARKENPDDILLLRSEADIYLKMKKMDKYQEVIAKVLEKDPNNPELLYNLGVSSDQQGNKEKAKEYYMKAVELDPTYAAAYNNIAVLILSDERAIVDEMNSLGTSKADYDKYDALKLKRQGVYKSAVPYLEKALAAKPDYLDVARSLYGIYEQLGETSKADAMKANIEKLEGGN
- a CDS encoding HD family phosphohydrolase yields the protein MSSTAQKFYKNQDLIYKLLLVFICAGFIVYFFPKSGKFQYEIQKGFPWQYENLYADEDFAILKSATELEEERSQVKSQSAVYFNYNQDIVDNIIASYDENFDKVFPDSIDYQFPKSELRRYGSNLLKGVYKTGVIKNKPVYDSGRLIFIKKGNEVYEMRLNQISVLNNVTDDLTSVIENGAYAAYSNKYLQLYFDGLEANVSLDEVLTKETLDIELGQISETRNIVPKGSIVIARGELVEGDNLQKLLSLKAKYESQNISDSRYNWVLFGYILLVLLALVMLLLFIRTYRLSVFLNNTKVTFIFFNVLVMVLLTTIVVKWSPQYVYAVPMCILPLIIKAFFDARLGLFTHVIAILLLGFIVPDSFEYFFLQVIAGIVTILTIPELYKRANLFISIGQITLIYILAYFAFNIISEGGMEGLQWEDFGMFLLAGLATLFVQPLIYIYEKIFGLVSDVSLLELSDTNSKLLKRLADEAPGTFHHSLNVANLSEAAANEIGANAMLVRVGALYHDIGKIENPTDFTENQATGINSHDDLSPKESARIIIDHVINGIELARKYNLPDRVIDFIRTHHGTSTVQYFYFKEKEINEDTLITDFQYPGPLPFSKETAILMMADSVEAASKSLKNPTSTLIDAFVEKIIKKQMDEGQFLNANITFKEIQQIKKVLKKKLNNIYHLRIEYPE